A portion of the bacterium genome contains these proteins:
- a CDS encoding DUF58 domain-containing protein: MSVRETLRPETVRQLENIQLRARRVVEGFLTGLHKSPYHGFSAEFAQHRQYHPGDSMRAIDWKAYGRSDKLVVKEFQEETNLRTTIFLDCSGSMKFSSPAANGVTKFQYASDLAGALAFLMIHQRDAVGLVRCDTEIRESIPPRSLNSHLNVLLTSLENAEPGGETELGPQLHRVAEMIHRRGLVILISDLFDDPDAVLKGLAHFRHNGHEVLVFHILDPWELSFAFPKDGRFIDLETGEEILTRPRHVAGDVKRGVGDFFHKLQFEALARGIEIVQITTDIPYDTALLRYLARRSRLL; the protein is encoded by the coding sequence ATGAGTGTGCGCGAAACGCTTAGACCGGAGACTGTTCGTCAACTGGAGAACATCCAGTTACGAGCGCGCCGCGTGGTCGAAGGGTTTCTCACTGGACTCCATAAATCGCCATACCACGGGTTTTCGGCGGAGTTTGCACAACATCGACAGTATCACCCCGGCGATTCGATGCGAGCAATTGACTGGAAAGCATACGGTCGCAGCGATAAGTTGGTTGTTAAAGAGTTTCAAGAGGAAACCAATCTTCGTACAACGATCTTCTTGGATTGCTCCGGCTCGATGAAATTTTCCTCGCCCGCTGCCAATGGCGTTACCAAGTTTCAGTATGCATCCGATTTGGCGGGTGCGCTTGCCTTCCTCATGATTCACCAACGCGATGCGGTCGGTCTTGTTCGTTGCGATACCGAGATTCGCGAATCGATTCCCCCTCGTTCACTGAATAGTCATTTGAACGTACTGCTCACCTCGCTTGAGAATGCTGAACCGGGAGGCGAAACTGAGTTAGGACCACAGCTCCACCGGGTTGCGGAGATGATTCATCGTCGCGGTTTAGTAATCCTCATCTCCGATTTATTCGACGATCCGGATGCCGTCCTCAAAGGATTAGCTCATTTCCGTCACAATGGTCATGAAGTCTTAGTGTTTCACATCCTCGACCCTTGGGAGTTATCATTTGCCTTCCCGAAAGATGGGCGTTTTATCGATCTCGAAACCGGTGAAGAGATACTCACCCGACCTCGTCACGTCGCAGGAGATGTAAAACGGGGAGTAGGTGATTTCTTCCACAAATTGCAGTTTGAAGCCCTCGCCCGCGGTATCGAGATCGTACAAATCACAACTGATATCCCGTACGACACAGCTCTC